The Bacillus carboniphilus genome contains a region encoding:
- a CDS encoding ribose-phosphate diphosphokinase, with product MTSTHYQDSNLKIFSLNSNSPLAAEIAEVVGVKLGECSVTRFSDGEIQINIEESIRGCDVYVVQSTSAPVNEHIMELLIMIDALKRASAKTINIVMPYYGYARQDRKARAREPITAKLVANLLETAGATRVITLDLHAPQIQGFFDILIDHLMGVPILADYFEEKQLEDLVIVSPDHGGVTRARKLADRLKAPIAIIDKRRPRPNVSEVMNIVGNIEGKTAILIDDIIDTAGTITLAANALIENGAKEVYACCTHPVLSGPAIERIKSSKIKELVVTNTISLPEDKKTEEVKQLSVGPLIGEAIIRVHEELSVSTLFD from the coding sequence ATGACTAGTACACATTATCAAGACTCAAATCTAAAGATATTTTCCTTGAATTCTAATTCACCTTTAGCTGCGGAAATAGCAGAAGTAGTTGGCGTGAAGTTAGGAGAATGCTCAGTTACTCGTTTTAGTGATGGAGAAATACAAATCAACATCGAAGAAAGTATTCGAGGTTGTGATGTTTATGTTGTTCAGTCTACAAGTGCACCAGTAAACGAACACATTATGGAACTTCTTATTATGATTGATGCACTAAAAAGAGCTTCTGCAAAGACAATTAACATTGTTATGCCTTATTATGGGTACGCTCGTCAAGATAGAAAGGCGAGAGCTAGAGAACCAATTACAGCCAAGTTAGTTGCCAACCTCCTAGAAACAGCAGGAGCAACGAGAGTCATTACTCTAGACCTTCACGCTCCACAAATTCAAGGATTCTTTGATATTTTGATTGATCATTTAATGGGTGTCCCAATTCTTGCAGACTATTTTGAGGAAAAACAGCTAGAAGATTTGGTTATTGTCTCACCTGATCATGGAGGTGTAACGAGAGCTAGGAAGTTAGCTGATCGTTTAAAGGCCCCGATTGCTATTATTGATAAGCGCAGACCTAGACCTAATGTTTCTGAAGTCATGAATATCGTAGGTAATATTGAAGGGAAAACAGCGATATTAATTGATGACATTATTGATACAGCTGGAACAATTACCTTAGCTGCAAACGCATTAATTGAAAATGGAGCCAAAGAAGTTTATGCTTGTTGTACACACCCTGTTTTATCTGGACCTGCTATTGAACGAATTAAAAGTTCAAAAATTAAAGAACTTGTTGTAACAAACACAATTTCTTTACCAGAAGATAAAAAAACAGAAGAAGTAAAGCAACTTTCGGTTGGTCCACTAATAGGGGAAGCTATTATACGAGTGCATGAAGAGTTGTCAGTCAGTACTTTGTTTGATTAA
- a CDS encoding 50S ribosomal protein L25/general stress protein Ctc — protein sequence MSVVLEVEARETYTNSSRRKLREGGRIPAIVYGSKIKSYPISVDSIELVKVIRDQGRNGVLDLSLNGTKHSVMVYDLQLDPLKNEIIHVDFCAVDMKSEIEVEVPVVLEGTSQGEKDGGVMQQVLHHLTVLAKPDDIPQSIDIDISNLHVNDTMHVEDLNNARSYKIVNDGEEVIISILPPRQELEISTGEEQEPGEPEVIEGRETKE from the coding sequence GTGTCAGTAGTATTAGAAGTTGAAGCTCGAGAAACGTATACAAATTCCTCAAGAAGAAAATTAAGAGAAGGCGGTAGAATTCCTGCTATCGTTTATGGGAGTAAAATTAAAAGTTACCCTATCTCAGTCGATAGTATTGAGTTAGTTAAGGTTATTCGTGACCAAGGCAGGAACGGGGTTCTTGATTTATCTTTAAACGGAACAAAGCATTCTGTAATGGTTTATGATTTACAATTGGATCCTTTAAAGAATGAGATTATTCATGTTGATTTTTGTGCTGTGGATATGAAGTCAGAAATTGAAGTTGAAGTGCCTGTCGTGTTAGAAGGGACTTCTCAAGGTGAAAAAGATGGTGGAGTCATGCAACAAGTATTACACCATTTAACTGTTCTTGCTAAACCCGATGATATCCCACAATCGATCGATATCGACATATCTAACTTACATGTTAATGATACGATGCATGTGGAGGATCTGAATAACGCTCGTAGTTATAAAATTGTTAATGATGGGGAAGAGGTCATAATAAGTATTCTCCCTCCAAGACAAGAATTAGAGATCAGCACTGGTGAGGAGCAAGAACCTGGTGAACCTGAGGTAATTGAAGGAAGAGAAACGAAAGAATAG
- the pth gene encoding aminoacyl-tRNA hydrolase yields the protein MKLIVGLGNPGKQYETTRHNVGFMVVDELASSLNVDLTLTKFNGIYASALIEGEKVFLLKPLTYMNLSGDCVVPFMNYFNIQEDELVVIYDDLDLPVGKIRLRKKGSAGGHNGMKSIIQHLGSQTFNRIRIGIDRPPLGMRVPDYVLKSFSQDETPMITDSIKKSKEACERWIAKPFSEVMNEFN from the coding sequence ATGAAATTAATCGTTGGGTTAGGAAATCCGGGTAAACAATATGAAACTACAAGGCATAATGTTGGCTTTATGGTGGTGGATGAACTAGCTTCATCATTAAATGTAGATTTAACGTTAACAAAGTTCAATGGCATTTATGCTAGTGCTCTTATAGAAGGGGAGAAGGTTTTTTTACTTAAGCCTTTGACATATATGAACCTTTCTGGAGATTGTGTAGTTCCTTTTATGAATTATTTTAATATTCAGGAAGATGAACTGGTCGTTATTTACGATGATTTAGATTTACCTGTTGGGAAGATAAGGTTAAGGAAAAAAGGAAGTGCTGGTGGACATAATGGAATGAAGTCCATCATTCAGCACTTAGGAAGTCAAACCTTTAATAGGATTAGGATTGGGATCGATAGACCTCCATTAGGTATGAGAGTACCTGATTATGTATTAAAAAGCTTTTCTCAAGATGAAACACCTATGATCACTGATAGTATTAAAAAGTCTAAGGAAGCCTGTGAAAGATGGATCGCAAAACCTTTTTCAGAAGTCATGAATGAGTTTAATTAA
- a CDS encoding anti-sigma-F factor Fin family protein, whose translation MSIQYVCRHCGMEMAKINESVLDSWRLGFDILSTEEREEMVNYEDNGNIFVKAICEDCQEALDRNPSYHELDSFIQ comes from the coding sequence TTGTCTATACAATATGTTTGTCGTCATTGTGGTATGGAAATGGCTAAAATAAATGAATCAGTACTAGACAGTTGGCGTTTAGGGTTTGATATACTTTCCACTGAGGAGAGGGAAGAAATGGTTAACTATGAGGATAACGGTAATATTTTCGTTAAAGCTATTTGCGAAGATTGCCAAGAAGCATTAGATCGAAATCCAAGTTACCACGAGTTAGATTCTTTTATTCAATAG
- the spoVT gene encoding stage V sporulation protein T, whose amino-acid sequence MKATGIVRRIDDLGRVVIPKEIRRTLRIREGDPLEIFVDRDGEVILKKYSPISELGDFAKEYAEALYDSLGHPVFICDRDTFVAVAGLSKKDYLGKSISDMLERVMEERSSALQVNKQSAEFLDGHIEDVKSYTLAPIIANGDPIGAVVIICKEDNLGDVEQKAVETAGSFLAKQMEQ is encoded by the coding sequence ATGAAAGCAACTGGTATCGTTCGCCGTATTGATGATTTAGGTCGAGTAGTTATTCCAAAGGAAATTAGAAGAACCTTACGTATTCGTGAAGGAGATCCATTAGAAATATTTGTTGATCGAGATGGAGAAGTTATTTTGAAAAAGTATTCACCTATTAGTGAACTGGGTGATTTTGCTAAAGAGTATGCAGAGGCTTTATATGATAGTTTAGGTCACCCTGTCTTTATTTGTGATCGTGACACCTTTGTTGCTGTAGCAGGCTTATCGAAAAAGGATTACTTAGGAAAAAGCATTAGCGATATGTTAGAACGAGTGATGGAGGAACGTTCTTCAGCTTTACAAGTAAATAAACAGAGTGCTGAATTTTTAGATGGACATATAGAGGATGTAAAGTCTTACACGTTAGCTCCAATAATAGCAAACGGGGATCCGATTGGAGCGGTTGTCATTATCTGCAAAGAAGATAATTTAGGTGATGTTGAACAGAAAGCAGTTGAGACTGCGGGAAGTTTTCTTGCAAAACAAATGGAACAATAA
- a CDS encoding oligosaccharide flippase family protein, whose protein sequence is MRQKKRESSQKIITGAVVLTLSGIFVKILSAAYRVPFQNIVGDIGFYIYQQVYPFYGMAILLGTSAFPVIISKLIAESEKDPLHTKRDIIIVSFIFQLMVGLGIFLLLYLGAGWIAELMGDRQLEPLMKVVSISFLITPFISCIRGFYQGIGEMIPTALSQVVEQFIRVVFILAVSTYMVARGFSLYDAAAGALFAH, encoded by the coding sequence ATGCGTCAAAAGAAGAGAGAGTCGTCACAGAAGATCATAACTGGCGCAGTTGTTTTAACTCTTTCAGGAATTTTTGTTAAAATATTAAGTGCGGCATACAGAGTGCCATTCCAGAACATCGTTGGGGATATCGGGTTTTATATATATCAGCAAGTTTATCCTTTCTATGGAATGGCGATTTTACTAGGTACATCTGCTTTTCCTGTTATTATCTCTAAATTGATAGCAGAATCAGAAAAAGATCCTTTACATACAAAGAGAGATATTATCATTGTTTCATTTATTTTCCAATTAATGGTTGGCCTAGGAATATTTCTTCTTTTGTACTTGGGGGCAGGTTGGATTGCTGAGCTAATGGGAGATCGTCAATTAGAACCATTAATGAAAGTTGTTTCAATTTCTTTTTTAATTACGCCTTTTATTTCCTGTATTAGAGGGTTTTATCAAGGGATAGGGGAGATGATTCCCACCGCTTTATCGCAAGTTGTAGAACAGTTCATTCGAGTGGTTTTCATTTTAGCCGTTTCCACTTATATGGTTGCTCGTGGTTTTTCTCTTTATGATGCAGCCGCAGGTGCTTTGTTTGCTCATTAA
- a CDS encoding polysaccharide biosynthesis C-terminal domain-containing protein: MKLFFNYLLVPSLDIKGAAIATVLAFMIITLLNIALLMKKKLIMIEWKPLVMTLFSVGIMYVVIKFYHTGFEWIYPFSQRWTETMKAMSSVFIGGTVYIVLVFRTNVYSEKEKENLPVIKKWRTKKDRGYKG; the protein is encoded by the coding sequence GTGAAGCTTTTCTTTAATTATTTGCTCGTGCCTTCTCTCGATATTAAGGGAGCAGCAATTGCAACTGTATTGGCATTTATGATCATCACCCTTTTAAATATAGCTTTACTTATGAAGAAAAAGTTGATTATGATCGAATGGAAACCACTTGTTATGACGCTTTTTTCAGTAGGGATTATGTACGTCGTTATTAAATTTTATCATACCGGATTTGAATGGATATATCCATTTTCACAAAGATGGACTGAGACGATGAAAGCCATGTCTTCAGTTTTTATTGGAGGGACCGTTTATATTGTTTTAGTCTTTCGAACTAACGTATATTCTGAAAAGGAAAAAGAAAACTTACCCGTTATAAAAAAATGGAGAACTAAAAAAGATAGGGGATACAAAGGATGA
- a CDS encoding RNA-binding S4 domain-containing protein: MRLDKFLKVSRLIKRRTLAKEVADQGRILINGQEAKASTQVKIGDQLEIQFGQKKVTIKVEDLKDTTKKEEAANLYTIVKEVKI; this comes from the coding sequence ATGAGATTAGATAAATTTTTAAAAGTCTCAAGGTTAATTAAGCGTCGTACTCTAGCAAAAGAAGTGGCTGACCAAGGACGTATTTTAATTAATGGCCAGGAAGCAAAAGCGAGTACACAAGTGAAAATAGGCGATCAACTAGAGATTCAATTTGGCCAAAAGAAAGTTACGATAAAGGTGGAAGATTTAAAAGACACAACGAAGAAAGAAGAAGCAGCAAATCTATATACAATCGTGAAAGAAGTTAAAATTTAG
- the yabP gene encoding sporulation protein YabP produces MSSYYDMNPSQKPVTPEHDVVMKNRRLLDITGVKQVESFDNEEFLLETVMGVLVIRGQDLQMKNLDVEKGLVSIKGKVFDIQYLDDQQMEKAKGLFSKLFK; encoded by the coding sequence ATGAGTTCTTATTATGATATGAATCCATCCCAAAAACCTGTCACGCCAGAACATGATGTAGTAATGAAAAACCGCAGGCTCCTTGATATTACAGGCGTTAAACAAGTGGAGAGTTTTGATAACGAGGAGTTTTTACTTGAAACGGTGATGGGGGTTCTCGTTATTAGAGGACAAGACCTACAAATGAAAAACCTTGATGTTGAAAAAGGCCTTGTGTCTATTAAAGGAAAAGTGTTTGATATTCAATATTTAGACGATCAACAAATGGAGAAAGCTAAAGGGCTTTTTAGCAAGCTGTTCAAATGA
- the yabQ gene encoding spore cortex biosynthesis protein YabQ produces MTLSVQFYTIIGMVLVGIWLGLILDTYGHLLNRSMISRWVVFFYDLLFWVLQGLIIFYVLLLINEGEVRLYISCLIMWICYL; encoded by the coding sequence ATGACCTTATCTGTGCAGTTTTATACGATCATAGGAATGGTACTAGTAGGCATTTGGTTAGGATTAATACTAGATACATATGGGCACTTATTAAACAGGTCAATGATATCAAGGTGGGTTGTTTTTTTTTATGACTTGCTTTTTTGGGTTCTACAAGGACTCATCATTTTTTACGTATTATTACTTATCAACGAGGGAGAAGTTAGGTTATACATCTCTTGCCTTATTATGTGGATTTGCTACTTATAG
- a CDS encoding FtsB family cell division protein: MSAARDEKIKQLQSQYASEREKSQKLNKKKKKGLIRRLTLLSLVAIITFTVISTTLIRQSISIDKQEEKKRELNDKLEQLVTEEEKLNQQIENLNDDEYIEKLAKDVFKVSRDGEILLNSNKQGE, encoded by the coding sequence ATGAGTGCTGCTAGAGATGAAAAGATAAAACAATTGCAGTCTCAATATGCTTCAGAACGAGAAAAAAGTCAGAAACTTAATAAGAAAAAGAAAAAAGGCTTAATTCGTAGGCTGACCCTTCTGAGTTTAGTAGCTATTATTACGTTCACGGTCATAAGTACAACGCTGATAAGGCAATCAATTTCAATTGATAAACAAGAAGAAAAAAAGAGAGAGTTAAATGATAAACTAGAACAATTGGTTACCGAGGAAGAAAAGCTAAACCAACAAATTGAAAATTTAAATGATGATGAATACATTGAGAAATTGGCTAAAGATGTGTTTAAAGTGTCAAGAGACGGAGAAATTCTGTTAAATTCCAATAAACAAGGGGAATAG
- a CDS encoding S1 domain-containing RNA-binding protein gives MSIEVGSKLQGKVTGITNFGAFVELPGGSTGLVHISEVADNFVKDINEHLKVGDEVEVKVINVEKDGKIGLSIKKAKDRPERPQRNSDFRKKDRKKEYRPPESFEQKMSRFLKDSEDRLSTLKRHNESRRGGRGAKRG, from the coding sequence ATGTCCATTGAAGTAGGCAGTAAGCTACAAGGAAAGGTTACCGGCATCACGAACTTTGGCGCCTTTGTTGAATTACCAGGTGGATCTACTGGGCTTGTTCATATTAGTGAGGTAGCAGACAATTTTGTTAAAGATATTAACGAGCATTTAAAAGTTGGCGACGAAGTTGAAGTAAAAGTGATTAATGTAGAGAAAGATGGAAAAATTGGTCTGTCTATTAAAAAAGCTAAAGATCGACCAGAGCGTCCACAACGTAATTCCGATTTTCGTAAGAAAGATCGAAAAAAAGAATACCGTCCACCAGAAAGCTTTGAACAAAAAATGAGTCGTTTTCTAAAGGACAGTGAAGATCGACTATCTACACTTAAGCGTCATAATGAATCGAGACGTGGTGGCCGCGGAGCTAAAAGAGGTTAA
- the spoIIE gene encoding stage II sporulation protein E produces MAKYVVLFFAFIGGASIGCTVGIVIGLILSLANVDNLTYMSSLAFSGLLGGLLKEANKFAAGLGLLGGSLLISLYGQGSQDIYSTIIETVIAIAIFLITPKSFYEKLAKHIPGTNEHALEQQQYVRKIRDATANRVNQFSQLFQVLSESFSTFHSNSKQDDNGETDLFLSKVTEQSCQSCFKKQWCWAKNFDTTYDLMSDIMRNKLDETYKNNNNLKRRFENHCTRVSKVEKAIDKEIHFYKANEQYKRQLIESRKVVSQQLLGVSKVMEDFSNEIKKERQQHFLQEDMIMEALTSFGVEINHIEIFSLKKGSVDIEMTVPYCQGTGECEKIIAPMLSDILEENVIVKSEQCASNRDGQCQVAFRSAKNFKVDIGVAHAAKGGGLVSGDSYATIEIGDGKFAVAISDGMGNGERAHIESKETLYLLKELLQSGIDEEIAIKTVNSILSLRTTEEIFSTLDLVIIDLQKANCKFLKIGSSPSFIKRQNHIKGVKASNLPIGIIEDVEVEVVEEELKAGDILIMMSDGIFEGPKYVENHEVWMKRKIRELQTEHPQEVADVIMEDVIRTKNGRIDDDMTVVVVQIEHNNPLWASIPVSSVKKQKIG; encoded by the coding sequence ATGGCGAAGTATGTAGTTTTGTTTTTTGCTTTCATTGGTGGTGCTAGTATTGGCTGCACAGTTGGAATTGTGATTGGTTTAATCTTAAGTTTAGCCAATGTTGATAACTTAACTTACATGAGCTCTTTAGCTTTTTCAGGGTTACTCGGAGGATTACTTAAAGAAGCGAATAAATTCGCGGCAGGGCTTGGGTTATTAGGAGGGTCACTATTAATCTCTTTGTACGGTCAAGGCTCACAAGATATTTATAGCACAATAATTGAAACGGTTATCGCGATCGCTATCTTTCTCATTACTCCGAAAAGTTTTTATGAAAAGTTAGCTAAACACATCCCAGGGACAAATGAGCATGCGCTAGAGCAACAGCAATATGTAAGGAAAATCCGTGATGCAACGGCAAACCGAGTCAATCAGTTCTCTCAATTGTTTCAAGTGTTATCGGAAAGCTTTTCAACTTTTCATTCGAATAGTAAACAAGATGACAACGGTGAAACAGACTTGTTTTTAAGTAAAGTCACTGAACAATCATGTCAATCATGTTTTAAGAAACAATGGTGTTGGGCAAAGAACTTTGATACAACCTATGATCTTATGAGCGATATTATGAGAAATAAATTGGATGAAACCTATAAAAATAATAATAACCTAAAACGAAGGTTTGAAAACCACTGTACGAGAGTGAGTAAAGTGGAAAAAGCGATTGATAAGGAAATTCATTTTTATAAGGCGAATGAACAATATAAAAGACAGCTTATAGAAAGTAGAAAAGTTGTTTCTCAACAATTACTTGGGGTCTCAAAAGTGATGGAAGACTTCTCGAATGAAATAAAAAAAGAGAGGCAACAGCATTTCCTGCAGGAAGATATGATTATGGAAGCGCTCACGAGTTTTGGTGTTGAAATTAATCATATTGAAATATTTAGTTTAAAAAAAGGAAGCGTTGATATAGAGATGACTGTTCCATATTGTCAAGGTACAGGAGAGTGTGAAAAGATTATTGCTCCTATGTTATCAGACATATTGGAGGAAAACGTCATTGTGAAAAGTGAACAATGTGCAAGTAATAGAGATGGACAATGTCAAGTCGCCTTCCGTTCCGCCAAAAACTTTAAGGTAGATATTGGGGTTGCACATGCAGCTAAAGGAGGAGGTTTAGTCTCTGGGGATAGCTATGCAACGATCGAAATCGGTGACGGGAAATTTGCGGTTGCGATCAGTGATGGAATGGGAAATGGGGAAAGGGCTCATATTGAAAGTAAAGAAACCTTATATTTATTGAAAGAACTTCTTCAATCAGGAATTGATGAAGAGATTGCCATTAAGACGGTGAATTCGATTTTATCGTTACGGACAACAGAAGAGATTTTTTCAACTTTAGATTTAGTCATTATAGATTTGCAAAAAGCGAATTGTAAGTTTCTTAAGATTGGTTCTTCTCCTAGTTTTATTAAACGTCAAAATCATATCAAAGGGGTGAAAGCAAGCAACTTGCCGATTGGAATTATAGAAGATGTGGAAGTCGAGGTAGTGGAAGAGGAGCTTAAGGCAGGAGACATCTTAATCATGATGAGTGATGGTATCTTCGAGGGTCCTAAATATGTGGAGAATCATGAAGTATGGATGAAAAGGAAAATTAGGGAACTGCAAACGGAACACCCACAAGAAGTGGCAGATGTGATTATGGAAGATGTTATCAGAACAAAGAACGGAAGAATTGATGATGACATGACCGTTGTCGTCGTTCAAATTGAGCATAATAACCCTCTTTGGGCTTCTATCCCTGTTTCTAGTGTCAAAAAACAAAAAATAGGGTGA
- a CDS encoding VWA domain-containing protein, translated as METGTLKQILLITDGCSNQGEDPIAMASLAREHGITVNVIGVVDRDTIDPKATREIEGIATAGGGVHQIVYKQSLSQTVQMVTRQAMTQTIQGVVNKELQQILGNQSTLEELPPDKRGEVMDVVDELGEKSDLALLVLVDTSASMTSKLPTVKESLIDLSISLNSRLGNNQFSIALFPGKRNQVENVLSWTTKLESLSAIFSKIKMAGITPTGPAIKEAIQYMQTYQSSRKNLLMHEDEFYDESNM; from the coding sequence ATGGAAACGGGAACGTTAAAGCAAATTTTATTAATTACAGATGGTTGTTCGAATCAAGGAGAAGATCCTATTGCAATGGCATCATTAGCTCGAGAACATGGGATTACAGTAAATGTTATAGGTGTCGTCGATCGAGATACAATAGATCCAAAAGCTACTAGAGAAATAGAAGGAATTGCAACGGCAGGTGGTGGTGTCCATCAAATCGTTTACAAGCAGTCCCTCTCACAAACGGTTCAAATGGTCACTAGACAAGCAATGACTCAAACGATACAAGGAGTTGTTAATAAAGAACTTCAACAAATCTTAGGAAATCAATCAACACTTGAAGAGCTTCCCCCAGATAAAAGAGGAGAGGTCATGGATGTGGTGGACGAGCTTGGTGAAAAATCGGACTTAGCTTTGTTAGTGTTGGTTGATACTAGCGCGAGTATGACATCGAAGCTCCCGACGGTGAAGGAGTCTTTAATTGATTTATCGATCAGCCTGAATTCAAGGTTAGGAAATAATCAGTTTTCTATCGCATTGTTTCCAGGAAAAAGAAATCAGGTTGAAAATGTCCTATCATGGACGACTAAGCTAGAGTCATTATCCGCTATTTTTTCGAAAATAAAAATGGCTGGAATTACTCCAACAGGTCCTGCGATTAAAGAAGCTATTCAATACATGCAAACGTATCAATCATCTAGAAAAAATTTATTGATGCATGAAGATGAATTTTATGATGAATCGAATATGTAA
- a CDS encoding protein kinase domain-containing protein yields the protein MMNRICKLPRGSTITGKWHKGSYIILKSLGHGANGTVYLCQSGSSKVALKISENNHTITSEVNVLRKLMKVQSASLGPYLVDVDDWIQPQTKKRYFFYAMEYIEGSQFITFLEANGLEWTDILVLQLLRSLGTLHSMGWVFGDLKPDNLIVSSRSYRIRCIDLGGTTLLGRSIKEFTEFFDRGYWDLGTRKAEPSYDLFSVSMIYVNVVYKQRFQKVEGNNFHRLKAMIEGHPFLQKRKTFLLRSLEGNYLSVEEMKHDILAFQSSQFTTNQNKKKTKPTTVHSRVKRRKKKKWGLIFESFLLAAIVGLLYVGYVFHQLL from the coding sequence ATGATGAATCGAATATGTAAACTGCCACGAGGATCTACAATAACTGGTAAATGGCATAAGGGATCGTACATCATCTTGAAGTCTTTAGGTCACGGTGCTAATGGGACCGTTTATCTTTGTCAATCTGGTAGTAGTAAAGTGGCCTTAAAGATCAGCGAAAATAATCATACCATTACTTCTGAAGTCAATGTACTTCGAAAACTAATGAAGGTCCAGAGTGCGTCTCTAGGACCTTATTTAGTAGATGTCGATGACTGGATTCAACCTCAAACAAAAAAAAGATATTTTTTTTATGCAATGGAATATATTGAAGGTAGTCAGTTTATTACGTTTTTAGAGGCAAATGGGCTAGAATGGACAGATATTTTAGTTTTACAGTTGCTGAGAAGTTTAGGAACTCTTCATAGTATGGGCTGGGTGTTTGGAGATTTGAAGCCTGACAATCTTATTGTTAGTTCTCGTTCGTATCGTATTCGTTGTATAGATTTAGGAGGAACGACTTTACTAGGAAGATCAATAAAGGAGTTTACGGAATTTTTTGATCGGGGATATTGGGATCTTGGAACACGAAAGGCAGAGCCTTCTTACGACCTTTTTTCCGTATCTATGATTTATGTGAATGTTGTTTATAAACAGAGATTTCAAAAGGTAGAAGGGAATAATTTTCATCGTTTAAAAGCCATGATTGAGGGTCATCCATTTTTGCAAAAAAGAAAAACCTTTTTATTACGTTCTCTTGAAGGAAATTACTTATCAGTTGAAGAAATGAAACATGATATCCTTGCTTTCCAATCAAGTCAATTCACAACTAATCAAAATAAGAAGAAGACTAAGCCTACTACCGTTCATTCAAGAGTGAAAAGGCGAAAGAAAAAAAAGTGGGGACTGATATTTGAATCTTTTTTGCTAGCCGCTATTGTTGGACTCTTATATGTTGGTTACGTCTTTCATCAATTGTTATAA